A window of the Paralichthys olivaceus isolate ysfri-2021 chromosome 5, ASM2471397v2, whole genome shotgun sequence genome harbors these coding sequences:
- the LOC109640455 gene encoding protein TANC2-like isoform X2: MDCTAAILKPCVCSRTKWCRHERSSNHRRPWRLLHGCSCGRGVMEADVVNHASSLLRRLLLYVCCCLSSEDSPELRRNWVAPPIDGAQRGGRREEEGEDEELGPPPSVDEAADALMTRLGFLLGDKIISGEPGSPYHAQDDAQRMSPSSSLASSSTSPCSTLQPPAGGECNSDNKHVSSNHASVTSPTSTLESRDSGIIATLTSYSAESAAEQDNSTKYPGDGYHGSSLHLWQQGGRPVVVSTSSSCMVAAESVNGRFLYRADDNMAASTYSLNKLHPDRGSVAARSLGSTHSIPVYLMPRPNSVAATSSAHLEDLAYLDEQQRHIPSRTSLRMPRQNSGSRSQQDHRVCFTPSLNLKPLHFEVPGLSSDWLFTGREWLFQEVDACLCSDDPSTSQGVVIVGNMGFGKTAIIARLVALSCHGNRMWHTAARSQSTPKHVAPVSLSNDSLGRGGGRGDEGGGGGSCPGTPEMRRRQEEALRKLAGQVVSYHFCQADNCYTCLVPEFVHNMAAMLSHAPQLLAYQELLHRSPQLQSTLSLRSCIQDPSSALQRGILEPLDALYRERKLHVEGAGLIVLIDGLNEAEFHRPDYGNTLTSFLSQNVPKFPPWLKIITTVRTSQMDITSSLPFHRISLDKIEESNAIDQDLQGYLMQRIHSSSEIQSNVSLSNGRFDNAALSKLISHLKSLSRGSYLYLKLTLDLIEGGYLVLKSSSFKVVPVSLAEVYLLQLNMRFPTQSSFQRVLPLLNITVASLHPLTDKQLFEVVNAAALNGGTLQWDEFLQRLEQLSPFLLRRSDGSWMLNHASFREWLVWREEGQDDRFLCDPRSGHTLLAFWLCRQEGKLNRQQTLELGHHILKAHIYKGLSKKLGISSSVLQGLWLSYSTDNLSPALSSLRNLYTPNIKVSRLLIMGGADVDYHSDVLNNAPLLCVYSHLGHKDAVALLLDHGAQVDSQSHDGLTALGFAAAAGHMDIVIMLSQHRAKVGHVDSSGQCVLVHAAQRGHLKVLHFLLKCADWSCTSSCGQREASKSQAVQQALIAAASMGHTEMVSYLLDLPEEDEEEEERPEINTSDTLWGETALTAAAGSGRLPVCRLLLDQGAAAEQSNRRGVAPLFSAVRHGHWQVVELLLNHGVEVNMIDQQGRTALMTAASEGHMPSALLLLEHGASLDQSDREGLTALSWACLKGQHPLVRELVERGAATTHVDRSGRTPLDLAAFRGDPEVVQYLVDHGALVEHVDCSGMRPLDRAVGCRNTSAVIALLKKGAKIGPATWAMATSKPDILMVLLTKLIQEGDKLYKQGKVREAAHSYQSALQKFPGDELKTFRQLRVCVLLNLSRCHRKKNDFDLAEEFATKALELKAQSYEAFYARARAKRSRRQFHAALEDLIEASHLCPSNREIQRLLSRVKEECRQDSQQQESPHPLSHHAYQHNVSVNEARCRDSGCLQVHDKEGLTEEEEEEEKEDERCYREGDPPPHSSFHPTPVVHSLDTHCRPVVSSPSSLSPTHLYHHLPSPIHSPSSSACHSAAAPPPPSSSFHHFSPPSSPIQHPACQMSESITALSGTGGHHYPQSYLALHHSDQKQGMQQYHFLSDQRSPQKQNPAQGQWLQPAKAQFVRTSQPSSSSHSSMVLGSSAYSQFAYLPQELDELGDGICSGLLNVRPNLQVQAGPNSGALYPLDNVDVDLTCQLRPASSFGRGAGGERVGINRFAPVRQFTLNQSKAACYPMEVTEATMGPPDSLPSLHDYQYHDQGVLRRPVSAHPNSSNISSTRPLNQSVSVCFPTTSSSLAGGQPANHGSGFRTSASTQHMDLPSDLASMGGVTSYHDDLFLISSPQSEICMTGGGTYPGEGGRSSRSIPFMGVIDKTVRVQQQYQQQAPSSSSSCLSPSRSWAVSSVDTVVTPPAKTPPNQGGFSQQPPSSIAYHNRSNNNAHNGHNHLDYYEVLPGSGTQSEGSMQVASHNPSYLDVKLARTLPVIHSCSDRPTEKKTGPTSPVKPKRPFVESNV; encoded by the exons ATGGACTGCACAGCTGCTATTTTGAAACCATGTGTGTGCTCTAGAACCAAGTGGTGTCGGCATGAGCGCTCCTCCAACCACCGTCGCCCATGGAGGCTGCTGCATGGCTGCAGTTGTGGCAGAGGTGTCATGGAAGCGGATGTCGTCAACCacgcctcctccctcctgcgTCGTTTGCTGTTatatgtttgctgttgtctgtCCAGTGAGGATAGCCCTGAGCTGCGACGAAATTGGGTGGCTCCTCCCATCGATGGAGcacagaggggaggaagaagagaagaggaag GTGAGGACGAGGAGTTGGGACCTCCTCCTTCAGTGGACGAGGCGGCTGACGCTTTGATGACCAGGTTGGGCTTCCTGCTGGGGGACAAAATAATCAGTGGAGAGCCGGGGTCCCCTTACCATGCTCAGGACGATGCACAG AGGATGTCTCCGTCCTCCAGTCTGGCCAGTAGCAGCACCTCCCCCTGCTCCACACTGCAGCCCCCTGCTGGAGGAGAATGCAACAGCGACAACAAGCATGTCTCCTCCAACCATGCCTCTGTCACCTCCCCCACCTCAACACTggaaagcagagacagtggcaTCATAG CCACGTTGACCAGCTATTCTGCAGagtcagcagcagagcaggacaACAGCACCAAATACCCTGGAGATGGTTACCATGGGAGCAGCCTCCACCTCTGGCAGCAAGGTGGCCGGCCGGTGGTGGTCTCCACCTCCTCGTCCTGTATGGTGGCAGCGGAAAGTGTTAACGGCCGCTTTCTGTACAGGGCAGACGACAACATGGCCGCCTCCACTTACAGCCTCAACAAACTCCACCCAGACCGAGGCTCTGTCGCTGCACGCTCTTTGGGCTCCACCCACTCCATACCTGTCTACCTCATGCCCCGTCCCAATTCAGTTGCTG CCACTAGTTCTGCCCACCTTGAGGATCTGGCGTATCTggatgagcagcagagacacatcCCTTCAAGGACATCCCTCAGAATGCCCAGACAGAATTCTGGGAGTCGTAGTCAACAGGACCACAgag TTtgtttcactccctctctcaaCCTGAAGCCCCTGCACTTTGAGGTTCCCGGTCTCTCATCTGATTGGCTGTTCACTGGCAGGGAGTGGCTCTTTCAGGAAGTGGATGCCTGTCTCTGCAGCGATGACCCGTCAACCAGTCAGGGCGTGGTGATCGTCGGCAACATGGGCTTCGGCAAAACAGCCATCATTGCCCGACTGGTGGCgctcagttgtcatggaaaccGAATGTGGCATACTGCTGCTCGGAGCCAGAGCACTCCAAAGC ATGTAGcacctgtttctctctccaaCGATTCCctgggaagaggaggaggaagaggtgatgaaggaggaggaggaggaagctgtcCAGGAACtccagagatgaggaggagacaggaggaagcCCTGAGGAAGCTTGCAGGACAG GTAGTCTCATATCATTTCTGTCAGGCTGACAACTGTTACACTTGTCTGGTTCCGGAGTTCGTCCACAACATGGCGGCAATGCTGAGTCATGCACCTCAACTGCTGGCCTATCAGGAGCTACTGCACCGGTCGCCGCAGCTACAGAGCACGCTCAGTCTACGCTCCTGCATCCAGGATCCGAGCTCTGCCCTCCAGAGAGGAATACTGGAGCCGCTGGACGCTCTCTACAGAG AGAGGAAATTGCACGTGGAAGGGGCGGGCCTTATTGTATTGATTGATGGGTTAAACGAGGCAGAATTCCACCGGCCAGACTACGGCAACACACTGACTTCCTTCCTGTCCCAAAACGTCCCAAAATTTCCTCCCTGGTTGAAGATCATCACCACTGTCAGGACAAGCCAAATG GACATCACTTCTTCTCTACCTTTTCATCGCATCTCTCTGGACAAGATAGAGGAGAGCAATGCTATAGACCAggacctgcag GGTTACCTGATGCAGCGGATCCACAGCAGCAGCGAGATCCAGAGCAACGTGTCACTGAGCAATGGCCGTTTTGACAACGCTGCTCTCAGCAAACTGATCAGCCACCTGAAGAGCCTGAGCAGAGGCTCGTACCTCTACTTGAAACTGACACTGGACCTGATAGAGGGAGGATACCTGGTCCTGAAGAGCTCCAGCTTCAAA GTTGTTCCTGTCAGTCTAGCAGAGGtctacctgctgcagctcaacatGCGCTTTCCCACCCAGTCGTCTTTTCAGAGAGTTCTGCCGTTGCTTAACATCACCGTGGCATCACTGCACCCACTGACCGACAAGCAG CTGTTTGAGGTAGTGAATGCTGCTGCCCTGAATGGAGGAACGCTGCAGTGGGACGAGTTCTTGCAGCGGCTGGAGCAGCTCTCGCCGTTTCTCCTGAGGCGGAGCGATGGCAGCTGGATGCTGAACCACGCCTCGTTTAGAGAGTGGCTGGtttggagggaggagggacagGACGACAGGTTCCTCTGTGACCCCAGGAGTGGTCACACTCTCTTGGCCTTCTGGCTCTGCAGACAAGAAGGGAAGTTGAATCGACAGCAAACTCTGGAGCTGGGACATCACATCCTGAAGGCTCATATCTACAAG GGTCTTAGTAAGAAGCTTGGGATTTCCTCCTCAGTTCTGCAGGGGCTGTGGCTGTCCTACAGCACAGACAACCTGAGccctgctctctcatctctGCGCAACCTCTACACCCCTAACatcaag GTGAGCAGGTTGCTAATCATGGGTGGAGCTGATGTGGATTACCATAGTGACGTCCTTAACAACGCccctctgttgtgtgtgtactCCCACCTGGGCCACAAGGATGCCGTGGCACTGCTGCTTGATCACGGAGCTCAG GTGGATTCTCAGTCACATGATGGTTTGACTGCACTGggatttgctgctgctgctggacataTGGACATTGTCATCATGCTGAGTCAGCACAGAGCTAAG GTGGGTCATGTGGACAgctcaggtcagtgtgtgttggtaCACGCTGCTCAGCGAGGCCACCTCAAGGTGCTGCACTTCCTGTTGAAGTGTGCAGATTGGAGCTGCACTTCCAGCTGTGGCCAGCGAGAGGCGAGCAAGAGCCAGGCAGTGCAGCAAGCTCTGATTGCAGCAGCCAGCATGGGCCACAcagag atggtGTCATATCTACTAGATCTtccagaggaagatgaggaagaggaggagagacctGAGATTAACACATCTGATACTCTGTGGGGAGAAACAG ctctaacagcagcagcaggaagtggcAGGCTGCCTGTGTGCAGGCTGTTGTTGGATCAgggtgctgctgctgagcaAAGCAACCGGCGAGGTGTGGCTCCGCTCTTCAGTGCCGTGAGACATGGCCACTGGCAG GTGGTGGAATTGCTACTGAATCATGGGGTGGAGGTGAACATGATTGACCAGCAGGGTCGGACAGCTCTAATGACGGCAGCCTCGGAGGGACATATGCCGtccgcactgctgctgctggaacatG GAGCATCTCTGGACCAGAGCGACAGGGAGGGGTTGACAGCACTGAGCTGGGCATGTCTCAAAGGCCAGCACCCCTTGGTCAGAGAGCTGGTGGAGAGAGGCGCAGCCACAACTCATGTTGACCGCAGTGGACGGACGCCTCTGGACCTCGCCGCCTTCCGTGGTGACCCAGAAGTG GTGCAGTACCTGGTGGATCATGGTGCACTGGTGGAGCATGTGGATTGCAGTGGGATGCGTCCTCTTGACCGAGCGGTCGGCTGCAGAAACACTTCGGCTGTCATCGCTCTGCTCAAAAAGGGAGCAAAGATAG gaccAGCAACCTGGGCCATGGCAACATCTAAACCAGACATCCTAATGGTTCTGCTCACTAAACTGATTCAGGAAGGAGACAAACTGTACAAG CAAGGTAAAGTGCGAGAAGCTGCTCACTCCTATCAGTCAGCACTTCAGAAGTTTCCAGGAGACGAGCTGAAGACATTCAGACagctgagagtgtgtgtgctgctcaaCCTGTCACGGTGCCACCGTAAGAAGAAT GATTTTGACCTTGCTGAGGAGTTCGCTACCAAAGCACTAGAACTAAAAGCACAATCCTACGAAGCCTTTTATGCCAGAGCCCGGGCCAAACGCAGCCGCAG ACAATTTCATGCAGCCCTGGAGGACCTAATTGAGGCCAGCCATCTGTGTCCATCTAATCGGGAGATCCAGCGTTTGCTGTCCCGGGTCAAGGAAGAGTGTCGGCAGGATTCTCAACAACAAGAGTCTCCCCATCCTTTATCACACCATGCTTATCAACATAATGTGTCTGTCAACGAGGCCAGGTGCAGAGATTCAGGTTGTCTGCAGGTTCATGACAAGGAGGGGCttacagaggaagaagaggaagaagagaaggaagacgAGAGGTGTTACAGGGAAGGAGAtccccctcctcactcctccttcCACCCTACACCTGTGGTTCATAGTCTTGACACTCACTGCCGGCCTGTGGTGTCAtcaccctcctccctctcccctacTCACCTGTATCATCACCTTCCAAGCCCCATCcactctccttcttcttcagcctgtcattctgctgctgcacctcctcctccttcatcctcctttcACCATTTCAGCCCTCCTTCCTCCCCAATACAGCATCCGGCCTGCCAAATGTCAGAAAGTATCACTGCATTGTCAGGGACAGGTGGGCACCACTATCCACAGTCCTACTTAGCGCTCCACCACTCAGACCAGAAACAGGGAATGCAGCAATACCATTTTTTGTCTGATCAGAGATCACCTCAGAAGCAGAACCCTGCACAAGGCCAATGGCTTCAACCAGCCAAAGCCCAGTTTGTTAGAACCAGTCAGCCTAGTTCTTCATCCCACTCCAGCATGGTTTTGGGAAGTTCAGCTTACTCACAGTTTGCCTATCTGCCCCAAGAACTGGATGAACTGGGAGACGGAATTTGCTCCGGTCTCCTAAATGTCAGGCCTAACCTGCAGGTCCAGGCTGGTCCAAATTCTGGAGCTTTATATCCACTTGATAATGTAGATGTTGACTTGACATGCCAGTTGAGACCTGCATCTTCCTttgggagaggagcaggaggggaaAGGGTGGGGATCAACCGGTTTGCCCCGGTCCGTCAGTTCACCCTCAACCAATCCAAAGCAGCTTGCTACCCCATGGAAGTTACAGAGGCAACAATGGGACCACCTGATAGCCTTCCATCATTGCATGATTATCAGTACCATGACCAGGGTGTCCTGCGACGTCCAGTTAGTGCCCATCCAAACTCATCCAATATCTCCTCCACCAGGCCTCTCAATCAGAGTGTCAGTGTCTGTTtccccaccaccagcagcagcctcgCTGGTGGGCAGCCAGCTAATCATGGATCAGGCTTCAGGACCTCAGCCTCCACCCAGCACATGGATTTACCCTCAGATCTGGCCTCTATGGGAGGGGTTACTAGTTATCATGATGATCTCTTTCTgatttcctctccacagtcagaAATATGCATGACAGGAGGTGGGACTTATCCTGGAGAGGGAGGTCGGTCATCAAGGAGCATTCCTTTTATGGGCGTTATTGACAAGACAGTGAGGGTGCAACAGCAGTATCAGCAACAAGCTCCTTCTAGTTCCTCATCCTGTCTCAGCCCCTCTCGCTCCTGGGCTGTGTCTTCAGTGGACACAGTTGTCACCCCACCTGCTAAAACCCCACCCAACCAAGGAGGCTTCAGTCAACAACCGCCCTCCTCCATTGCCTACCACAACCGTAGTAACAACAATGCCCACAATGGTCACAACCACCTAGACTACTATGAGGTGCTGCCAGGTAGTGGTACCCAGAGTGAGGGCTCGATGCAGGTTGCTAGTCACAATCCCTCTTACCTGGACGTGAAGCTGGCCCGAACACTGCCAGTGATTCATAGCTGCTCAGACAGACCAACTGAGAAAAAGACAGGACCTACCTCTCCTGTCAAACCAAAAAGACCCTTTGTTGAGTCCAATGTATAG